The genomic window CGAGATCGCGCGGGAGAGCCGGGAGAGTGTGCTGCTCGCGTACCCGGCGAGGGTGCTCATCCGGAGCGTGCGGTCCGGGGCGGTGTCGAGCGCGAAGAGCAGCCCGTGCTCGTAGTGGCTCAGCCCGCTGTCGCGCTGCAGCTGGGCGTCGAGGGCGGCGGGGAGTCGCTCGAGCAGGGTGGCGACGGACGCCCAGGCCGCAAGCCGATCACCGCTGAGGCCGGGACGTTCGGCGGGATCGGTCATGGGGCAAGCTTATTCGACTTGCTTGAGCAAGTGAACCGACTTAGGGTGACTTTCCTGAGCAAGTGAATCGGCGCATCGCCGAAAGAGGAAGATGACATGGACCTACAACTCCGAGGCAAGACCGCCTTCATCAGCGGATCGACCGGTGGCATCGGCGCAGCCATCGCCCGGACGCTCGCCGCGGAGGGCACACGGGTCATCGTGAACGGGCGCTCCGAGCAGGCGGTGCATGATGCGGTCACCGCACTTCGGCGCACGCACCCCGACGTCGGCCACGACGGGATCGTCGCGGACTTCGCCGATCCGGCCTCCGTCGAGCGACTGCTCGGCGACCTCGGCGCCGTCGACATCCTGGTGAACAACGTGGGCCAGTTCGGTCTCGCGCAGTTCGAGTCCGTCTCGGACGACGACTGGGCCCACATCCTCGAGGTCAACCTGATGAGCGGCGTCCGACTGTCCCGGCACGTCCTGCCAGGCATGTTGGATCGCGGCTGGGGGCGCATCCTGTTCGTCAGCAGCGAGTCCGGCGTGAACATCCCCGCCGACATGATCCACTACGGCGTCACGAAGGCGGCGATGATCGCCCTCGGCAACGGACTCGCGAAACGGACCCGTGGTACCGACGTGACGGTCAACACGATCCTCGGCGGCCCGACCTACTCGGACGGCGTCGCCGCCACGATCGAGGCCATCGCCGCCGACCAGTCCGCACCGGCCGACGCCGTGAAGGCGTCGATCATCGGCCAGAACCGCACCACGCTGCTCGAACGCTTCCTCGAGCCCGAGGAGATCGCCGCGCTTGCGGCCTACCTCGCGAGCCCGCTGGCGTCGGCGACGAACGGTGCGGCCCTGCGTGCGGACGGCGGAGTGCTGACCGGGATGCTCTAGGCGCAGGCTGGTCGCGATGGCAACCCTCGCGGT from Plantibacter flavus includes these protein-coding regions:
- a CDS encoding MarR family winged helix-turn-helix transcriptional regulator, with amino-acid sequence MTDPAERPGLSGDRLAAWASVATLLERLPAALDAQLQRDSGLSHYEHGLLFALDTAPDRTLRMSTLAGYASSTLSRLSRAISRLEKQGWVRREVDPTDGRFTLAVLTDDGHAHVARSTPAHHALVEELVFGSLTQAQVRQLAEISAKIATAIDPTVPWAPSE
- a CDS encoding SDR family NAD(P)-dependent oxidoreductase, with amino-acid sequence MDLQLRGKTAFISGSTGGIGAAIARTLAAEGTRVIVNGRSEQAVHDAVTALRRTHPDVGHDGIVADFADPASVERLLGDLGAVDILVNNVGQFGLAQFESVSDDDWAHILEVNLMSGVRLSRHVLPGMLDRGWGRILFVSSESGVNIPADMIHYGVTKAAMIALGNGLAKRTRGTDVTVNTILGGPTYSDGVAATIEAIAADQSAPADAVKASIIGQNRTTLLERFLEPEEIAALAAYLASPLASATNGAALRADGGVLTGML